The Nostoc sp. PCC 7524 nucleotide sequence GCTTTGCCTTTGTACATGAAATACTCAGCAATGGTAGCACCTGTGTAGGGAGCCAAGAATTGCAGAGTAGCAGGTTCACTGGCGCTAGCTGCTACAACTACGGTGTAGTCCATTGCACCTTTTTCTTGCAGGGTTTGGACTACGTTGGCAACGGTAGAAGCTTTTTGACCAACGGCAACGTAAACACAAACTACATCTTCACCCTTTTGGTTAATGATGGTGTCGATCGCGATCGCAGTTTTACCTGTTTGACGGTCGCCAATGATCAATTCCCGTTGACCCCGACCGATGGGAATCATGGAGTCAATCGCGGTGATACCAGTTTGCATCGGTTCATGTACAGACCGACGGGCAATAATACCGGGGGCTGGGGATTCAATCAAACGGGTTTCGCTGGTTTTGATGTCGCCTTTACCGTCGATAGCACGACCCAAAGCGTCTACAACACGACCAATCAGGGCTTCACCTACACCCACCTGAGCAATTCTGCCGGTGGCGGTAACGGTGCTACCTTCTTGGATGTCGCGGCCTTCACCCATTAATACCGCGCCTACGTTGTCTTCTTCCAAGTTTTGGGCGATACCAACTGTGCCGTCTTCAAATTCTAAAAGTTCTCCAGCCATGGCCTTCTCTAGACCATAAATCCGGGCGATACCGTCGCCTACTTGCAATACAGTACCAACGTTAGCGACTTTTACTTCTTGGTCGTATTGCTCGATTTGCTGCTGAATAATACTGCTGATTTCGTCAGGTCTAATTGAAATGCTCATGTGTGTATCTTTTTTTCTTGCGAGACGGAAGATATGGAATAGACGCGATAATTATCGCGTCCGCATTCAGCTTGAGGAGTTAAGAGTGAAGTCTTCATTTACTTGCCTCCTAACATTTCCTCCTAACTTTCTAGCTACTGCTTAAACGCAAGGACAGGCGACGAAGTTGACCCCGGATACTGGAGTCTATTACCTGAGAGCCTACTTTGATAATCACACCACCGATCAGGTCACTGTCTACTTTGGTTTCTAGTTCTACCTGACGAGCCTTAGTGATGGCGAGTACCTTTTGGGTCACAGCTTGCTGTTGTTCTTCTGTGAGCGGTACAGCAGAAGTCACTTCCGCTAACACAGTTTGATTAAGTTGCCGCAATAGTGCTAGATACTGCTGGAGAATTTCTGCCAAGAAGAAAATCCGGCGTTTATCTACCAGTAGTAATAAGAAATTGCGTAAGTAAGGGTTGGCATCTGCGCCCAAAATTTGTTTAATCGCAGCCTTTTTGTTCTCGGCAGAAATAAAAGGGTTGTCGATAAAAGTTTTTAGCTGCTGGTTTCCGGAAAGTAGACTCAGCAAAGTACGCGCATCTGTGCCGAACTCTTCCGTCAAATTTTGCGATTGGGCGATGGACAACAGTGCCTGTGCATACGGCTGGGCTACTTCGGTGTTTGCTACTTTACTTGTCATACCTAGCCTCCCAGTTGTGCAATGCTGCGGTCAATTAAAGCCTTTTGAGCATCATCAGCAATGCCGCCTTTGAGTTCTGTTTCGACCTTTTGCAATGCCAAAGCTACTACTCGCTGCCGCAACTGCGCGATCGCTTTATCTAGTTCTGCATTCAAGTCTGCTGCGCCAGCTGCTTGCAAGCGTTCAATGTCTACAGCAGCTTGTGCAATGATTGCTTGACTTGCAGTTTGGGCGCTCTCTTGAGCTGCTGTTTTGATTCTTTCAGCTTCTGCTTGCGCTTGCTCTAGCTTTTGTTGTGCCTCTTGCAGTTGTTTGGCTGCATTAGCGGCACGTTGTTCTGCATTCTTAATTGCTGTCTCGATGTTCTCGCGACGAGTTTTTAGGGTATTACCTAGCACCTTCCGCCCAAACACCAACAGCACAGTAATAATAATGGCCAGGTTAATCAGGTTGGTTTCTAGAATATTAGTATTTAGACTAAAACCACCTTCCGCCGCACCCTCTGCCAATTCACCTCCAACGGCGCTGGCTTCCGCCATCAACAGTAAAAAAGTCCCCATGATTCTTCATCCACAACTGCGCTGCCAAAGGTTTGTCATTTGTCTTGTATCAATCAATGACTAATGACTTATCACTAATTTGTTGAGTTAGCGGTGGCTTACTAGATCAGCTCCTAACAGCTTTTCTAGAATTTGGCGACTTAGGGCATCCACTTGTTGCTCTAAAGAAGCCAGGGCTTGCTGCTTTTGCTGCTCAATTTCACCAGCAGCTTTTTCTCGTTGCGCTTGAGCTTCTTGTTGTGCTGCGGCAATTTTTTGGGCAGCAATTTTTTGTGCCTCGGCTTGAGCGTCAGCAATAATTGTTTGGGCTTGCCGTCTAGCTCCTGCTAACTCTTGCTCATACTGCTGTGCCAAATTTTCAGCTTTTGACAAACGCTCTTGAGCTTCTAATTGATTTGTACGGATATATTCATTCCGTCCATCGATAGCGTTGCCTAGTGGTTTGTAAAGAGTGGAGTTCAACAACAAGGCTAACACTAAAAACTGGATTGCCATTAAAGGTAGGGTAGCGTCTAAATCAAACAGCCCCCCTTCTTTAGCAACCTCTTCCACAGCCAATAAGGTGATCCAATGTGTCATGGTTGCTTTTTCCTATCTACTATGCTTAGTCCTGAGTCCTGAGTTATTTAGTTATGAGTTACGAGTTGTGAGTTGTGAGCTTAACTCTTAACTCTTAACTCTTGTAACTCAGCGAGAAGTCAAAGCGGCGGTTTCCGCCGTTCTGAACTTCGGTGACTCAGCACTCAGTACCCGGTACTGATTATGCGAAGGGGTTAGCAAATAGTAGTACAAGAGCAACTACTAGACCGTAGATGGTTAACGCTTCCATGAACGCCAAGCTCAGTAGCAATGTACCGCGAATTTTGCCTTCTGCTTCTGGCTGGCGAGCAATACCTTCTACAGCTTGTCCTGCTGCATTACCTTGACCAATACCAGGGCCGATAGCAGCCAAACCAACAGCTAAAGCAGCAGCTAAAACGGAAGCAGCAGAAATCAATGGATCCATGATATTCTTTCCTTACTTTACTGAATCGAATGGGTTTTGAAGTTGTGTTGCATCAAGGGTCATTTGTCTTGCGCTTTTCGTTATTTTTGAACTAATAACTCATGACTCATGACCAATGACTCTCTTTCATCTGAGGTAATCTTAGTGATGTCCCTCATGCTCTTCGCCATGATGGTCTTCCATCGCTTCACCGATGTAAGCCGCGGCCAAAGTGGCAAAAATTAGTGCCTGGATGGCGCTGGTAAATAGTCCCAAAGCCATGACTGGCAAAGGTACAAATAAGGGAACTAATAATACCAATACACCAACTACAAGTTCATCAGCTAAGATGTTACCGAATAAACGGAAGCTTAGGGATAGGGGCTTAGTGAAGTCTTCAATAATCTTAAATGGCAACATGAACGATACAGGTTGTACGTAGTTGCCAAAATACCCCAAACCTTTTTTGCTGAACCCTGCATAAAAATATGCCAAAGATGTCAACAAAGCTAAAGCAACCGTGGTATTGATGTCACTTGTAGGTGCTGCTAATTCCCCTTCTGGCAAATGAATCAGCTTGAAAGGAACTAGCGCCCCAGACCAATTTGACACAAAAATGAACAAAAACAAAGTGCCAACGAACGGCACCCAAGGGCGATATTCTTTTTCGCCAATCTGGTTTTTAGCCAAATCCCGAATGAATTCGAGGGCATACTCCATGAGGTTCTGTATGCCACTGGGAATTCGCTTAATATTACTGCTTGCTGCTACAGAAACTAGCACTAACAAGCCAATAACAAACCAGGATGTGAGAAACACCTGACCATGCAATTTTAAGTTACCTATTTGCCAGTACAGATGTTTTCCCACTTCCAATTCGGCAAGTGGAACAGAATAGAAGTTCAGAAAATTCAGCATTTTCTTTCCATTTCAAATACTTCTCCAAGCTTAACTGGAGAAGAGGAGCCTTTTAAGGTTGCCGGAGCTTTGGCGAGTCAGAGATAAAAGACACCCTAACTACATAGATGATGAGCGTAGCTTTATAGGTGAGAAATCCCAAAAATATGGGCATGATTTGTAGTTGATTCCACCGCGATGCTAGCAAAATCAGAGCTACTAACAGGGCTAACCGAGTTTTACTCAGTTGCTGTTTTTCTCTACCTAAACGCTCAACGTCTTTCGCCAACATTCTCAAGTAAACCACACCTGTACACGCCCCCAATAAATAATTCAGGGCAATGTTTAGGGAGTAAAAAATCCAGACAGAGATAAAAATAATCCCTGTTAAGACAAGTGTGATTAGCAACAACTCCTGATAGAGTTGATAGAACTCCTGCATAGAAGAGTCTACTGGTTCTGTGTCCTCAAAACCAGGCTGAGTATCTTGTCGCGTTGTCTGAGTGGGTGCTATTGATTCGTCTGACAAGCTCACGGGACTTGAAACCAGTACAGCTAATTATGGTGACTGCACATTCAGTCAGCTGAATCATATCACGATCCGGTAACAATACTTTAGAAAAAAACAATTAACTTCTTGTTACACTGACACCGACAGAAAAGAGCGACTCTCAGCAATTAGAGAGCAGGTTTAAAAACCAAGTCTAGTATGCACTCATCAAGCCAATTTTACTGACCGAAAATTCCGAATTTTACTTGATTTGAATAAACTGCTATCCTCCAATCTGGTTTTTTGAGTGTCCAGTTAGTTCTGTTGTGATTAAGTCTGTTTTCATCAACTCAGCTAGTGTTTGAGGCGCAATCACATCACTGCTGGATTTTAAAAAACTCTGACTTATGGAGTGATCATCATCAGATGTTGAGCAACTGCTGGTCACACTTCTACTTTACATGAGATTTTCTGAAAGCGGTTGTAGGCGATCGCCCATCACAATCCTAGGGTGTAGGGGTGTTGTTTACCTATGTTCCTACACACTTTTTTTAGATTATCAAGAAAGGCAGGGGGCAGAGGGCAGGAGGCAGAAGGGATGTATTTGTTATGCCGAATACCAGAACTATAAAAGGCCTCTGTCTCCAGCATAGGTGCCTTTTTCAAGGGTTCTCAGCCTGGATTTTGGAGCAACGTAATTAAGCTGGTGTTAACATCACTAGCTGCTGCTGCAACAGTGTTCTCACTCCCTCTAATCCTAGTTCTACAGTTGCCAAAATCTCAGCTACTGAGGAATTACCATCACACTTTTGCAAAAACTCAAATTCAGCAGGTGACAAGTTGACAATCTGGTAGTCGTAATTAAATATACACTGGCTAGGAAATCCATCAATACAAGGATTTAGTTCGGGAATTGCTGACAAGAGAGTATGATCATCTGACCAGTCGGTTTTGGTGATGGGTGGACGACCGAGGAAAAATTCGTAATGTGTGACTTCGGGGTCGAGTAATTCTATTAAACGGTAACGTTGGCGATCGCTCAACTGTTGCGCCCGTTCGATTAACTCTGGTGCTTTGCCCAAAAGTCTATCTAAATTCCAAAAATTCGGATTGGAGAAACCAATAAACTCTAATTCTGAAGCATCAATTAATTCAAACAGAGTTTCGATGTTGTAGTCAATCTCTTGGGGATGAACATACATATCAGCAAAGCATTCATCCCTTTGGTTTTCCATTGCCCAGCGTTCTTTTTCCCGCTTGAGAATGCGGTTGTTTTCTGGAAGAGAAGCAAATATTTGTCTTCCGACTTGTACACCGTCGCGGTAATCGCCTCTTTTTTCATTTTGCAGGAGAGCGATCGCTTTTTGCATCAACTGTATTTCCCAGCGTCCCAACTCCCCGTAGACAAAAATGTGCATTAAGCCACCAGGGGCTAATTTTTTGGCTAAAGCTTGTATACCACGGATGGGGTCGGGTAGGTGATGCAACACACCCACACAGTTAATTAAATCAAACTCACCCGGTAATTGTGCGACATCATACAAACTCAGGTGATGAAATTCTACACGGTCAGCACCAGAACTTTGACAACGTGCTTTTGCTACCTCTAATGTACCGGAACTTAAATCAATTCCTACTACCTGCGCCTGGGGGTTGAGATGTACCAAATATTCTGTCCCCACTCCTGAACCACAGCCAGCATCCAAAATCCGAATATCCT carries:
- the atpA gene encoding F0F1 ATP synthase subunit alpha, whose amino-acid sequence is MSISIRPDEISSIIQQQIEQYDQEVKVANVGTVLQVGDGIARIYGLEKAMAGELLEFEDGTVGIAQNLEEDNVGAVLMGEGRDIQEGSTVTATGRIAQVGVGEALIGRVVDALGRAIDGKGDIKTSETRLIESPAPGIIARRSVHEPMQTGITAIDSMIPIGRGQRELIIGDRQTGKTAIAIDTIINQKGEDVVCVYVAVGQKASTVANVVQTLQEKGAMDYTVVVAASASEPATLQFLAPYTGATIAEYFMYKGKATLVIYDDLSKQAQAYRQMSLLLRRPPGREAYPGDVFYIHSRLLERAAKLSDELGKGSMTALPIIETQAGDVSAYIPTNVISITDGQIFLSSDLFNAGVRPAVNPGISVSRVGSAAQTKAMKKVAGKIKLELAQFDDLQAFAQFASDLDKATQDQLARGQRLRELLKQPQNQPLSVAEQVAILYAGINGYLDDIPVDKVTTFTKGFRDYLKSGANPYFQDVQSKKVLGDDEEKALKAALDEYKKTFKATA
- the atpH gene encoding ATP synthase F1 subunit delta, with product MTSKVANTEVAQPYAQALLSIAQSQNLTEEFGTDARTLLSLLSGNQQLKTFIDNPFISAENKKAAIKQILGADANPYLRNFLLLLVDKRRIFFLAEILQQYLALLRQLNQTVLAEVTSAVPLTEEQQQAVTQKVLAITKARQVELETKVDSDLIGGVIIKVGSQVIDSSIRGQLRRLSLRLSSS
- a CDS encoding F0F1 ATP synthase subunit B, which gives rise to MGTFLLLMAEASAVGGELAEGAAEGGFSLNTNILETNLINLAIIITVLLVFGRKVLGNTLKTRRENIETAIKNAEQRAANAAKQLQEAQQKLEQAQAEAERIKTAAQESAQTASQAIIAQAAVDIERLQAAGAADLNAELDKAIAQLRQRVVALALQKVETELKGGIADDAQKALIDRSIAQLGG
- a CDS encoding F0F1 ATP synthase subunit B', whose amino-acid sequence is MTHWITLLAVEEVAKEGGLFDLDATLPLMAIQFLVLALLLNSTLYKPLGNAIDGRNEYIRTNQLEAQERLSKAENLAQQYEQELAGARRQAQTIIADAQAEAQKIAAQKIAAAQQEAQAQREKAAGEIEQQKQQALASLEQQVDALSRQILEKLLGADLVSHR
- the atpE gene encoding ATP synthase F0 subunit C; this encodes MDPLISAASVLAAALAVGLAAIGPGIGQGNAAGQAVEGIARQPEAEGKIRGTLLLSLAFMEALTIYGLVVALVLLFANPFA
- the atpB gene encoding F0F1 ATP synthase subunit A translates to MLNFLNFYSVPLAELEVGKHLYWQIGNLKLHGQVFLTSWFVIGLLVLVSVAASSNIKRIPSGIQNLMEYALEFIRDLAKNQIGEKEYRPWVPFVGTLFLFIFVSNWSGALVPFKLIHLPEGELAAPTSDINTTVALALLTSLAYFYAGFSKKGLGYFGNYVQPVSFMLPFKIIEDFTKPLSLSFRLFGNILADELVVGVLVLLVPLFVPLPVMALGLFTSAIQALIFATLAAAYIGEAMEDHHGEEHEGHH
- a CDS encoding ATP synthase subunit I — its product is MSLSDESIAPTQTTRQDTQPGFEDTEPVDSSMQEFYQLYQELLLITLVLTGIIFISVWIFYSLNIALNYLLGACTGVVYLRMLAKDVERLGREKQQLSKTRLALLVALILLASRWNQLQIMPIFLGFLTYKATLIIYVVRVSFISDSPKLRQP
- a CDS encoding class I SAM-dependent methyltransferase, which codes for MSDTQTVSSAVAKLYDTYPFPPEPILDEPPPGYNWRWNWLAAYSFCTERKPAKQDIRILDAGCGSGVGTEYLVHLNPQAQVVGIDLSSGTLEVAKARCQSSGADRVEFHHLSLYDVAQLPGEFDLINCVGVLHHLPDPIRGIQALAKKLAPGGLMHIFVYGELGRWEIQLMQKAIALLQNEKRGDYRDGVQVGRQIFASLPENNRILKREKERWAMENQRDECFADMYVHPQEIDYNIETLFELIDASELEFIGFSNPNFWNLDRLLGKAPELIERAQQLSDRQRYRLIELLDPEVTHYEFFLGRPPITKTDWSDDHTLLSAIPELNPCIDGFPSQCIFNYDYQIVNLSPAEFEFLQKCDGNSSVAEILATVELGLEGVRTLLQQQLVMLTPA